CCCCCCGGCTCGTACATCAGCGATCTTGGTGGTCAGGAACGTCCTCACCATCACTCAGATAGCAAATATTCTTTCACATCATCTGCACGAGGCCGGCGGGCCCGCGAACCGGCGGCGCCACCCCTTCCCCGCGACGGGGACAGCCTCTTCGGGGGCCGGCAGGCTCCAAACAGCAGAGGCGAGCGAAGACACCGCGCGGGCCAAGATCCCCTGAGCGGGCCTCCAAGAAATGGAGGGGACCCCCACCCCCGGGGCACCGGCGCGCTTCGGCCCCGTCCGTCCCCGAGCCCCGCACTGCGGCGCTGCCCGCCTCGGATCCTCATCCCCCCCCACCGCCAGGCGAAGTCGGGGAGTCTTATCCAGCCCCAAGGCCGATGAACGAGGTCCTGCGGGGCGCCCCTCGCTCTGGGCGGTGGAGGGACCCCCGCGCAGTAGCGCTCCGAGGAGGATGGCAGCGGATAGAGCTCAGACGGCAGAGCCAGCACCACGAGCAGAAACCAAACTCACCATCTTGAAGGGCTGGCGTAGAGAGAAAGGACGGGGTATTGTGGGTAATTTGTAGGCGTCCTCGGAGATCGCGAGAACTGGCGCCGGCGCGGGATTTCGGATTTAAAGAGAAAGAACTCCCTTTCCCCCCTGCTCGGTCGGGGGCGGTGCCTAAAGCAGGAAGAGCCGTGGGAGGCCCGGGGAAGGGCCGCGGAGACTGACCCGCAGGGGCGCGCGCTTGTGCCCCTACTCCGCCCCCAGCGAGGTACGCCGCGGGCCCTAGCTCTGCGGGCCCGCTGAGGGAGCTGGGGCGTCGTGGCTCGGTCGGCGTCCTTCCGGTGGGGTTTACTCCCCCGCGAATTCGGTCGGGGGCCCTCGCCGGGCGGGAGCGCGCGCAGCCCGGAGGCACCTGGCGCGGGGCGGGAGGGCGGGCGGTCCCGGGACGGAGGAGCCCCGACGCCTCGTGGGGCGGCCCTCCAGGGGCCACGGCGTGGAGACGGGGGCGGCAGAGTCGGGGTAGGACCCGAGCGGCTCCTCGGGCCCGCGCGGGCCGACGGGGACGTGCGTGAGCCTGGCCTCCGAGAGGGCTGCGCCGGCGCCGGCTGGGTAGTTGTCGGGGTCCTGCAGAGCGGGCGCGGACCAGAGGAGAGCCCGTAGCGCGTGTTTGGCGGAAAGGGCACCTCCGGAGAGCCTGCCCGAGGGTCCTACCCAGGCTGGTGCCTGCAGCGAGGAGAGAGGCCGGAGCTGGCCTGCTCACACCCAGACTCGGTTCCAGGTGCCCCCCTCCCCGTCCTGCGCAGCCTGAGGCCCCGCCATGGCCCAGCAGAGAGCCCTGCCGCAGAGCAAGGAGACGCTGCTGCAGTCTTACAACAAGCGGCTTAAGGACGACGTCAAGTCCATCATGGACAACTTCACCGAGATCATCAAGACCGCCAAGGTGGGTGGGGGCCGCTGGTCTCCGGCTCCCTTTGAGACCAATACAGTGGTGAGCAGAGCTGAGTCGGGGCGTCCGCTTTCAACCTCCCAGCCAGGTGGTGGCCATAGTGCAGTGAGCCCATAGGCAGGGCCCTCGTGCCCATGGGGAGAACGTCTGGGAGGGCCTGGGATGGGGGGGCGGTGACCGCAGCAGACAGGTAAGTCATCCGGCTAATCACAGGCCCTGGGGAGGCATCTGTAGGGGACTGCAGTCAGTGCCAGGACCCAGCATCACTTACTGGCAGCAAGGGGTTGGATGACGTCCTGACTTCTCCGTGCCTCGGTGTCCCCTGCAGCATGGCAGCCTTGTATTGGTGGATGAGTTATCCACGTAAAGTGGTCACTGTGGGGACTATCTTGAGTGCATGTGGTCGCAGAGAACAGCTGGGGAAAGCCCCTCATGTGGGCAGAGAGAGGGTCGGCGGCCGGTTCTGGGCAGGCAAGCCCGCTGACTGGAGTGGGCTGGAACTCCGCATGACTGTTCCAGTCCTGGAACTCGTTTGAGCCTTAATAGTGTCggttgggttccctggtggctcagaggttaaagtgactgcctgcattgtgggagacctgggtttgatccctgggtaggaagatcccctggagaaggaaatggcaacccactccagtattcttgcctggagaatcccatggatggaggagcctggtgggctacagtccctgggattgcaaagagttagacatgactgagtgacttaactttcactaaCTTTCAGCGTCAGGCTGAGCTGTGAGGGCCCTCTGTGTGCCATCCCGTTTAAACGTCACAGGAATGCTATAGGGCAGGTCATTGCTCTCCAGTTCCTTTTCAGAGGAGGGAACAGGGACTCAGAAGCTTTAGCATCCTGCCCCAAGTCAGGATATTCCATGAATATCCAGCAGGGCTGGGATTGGGGCCTGGGAAATCTGGGTCCCTACCATTTAGGGTGCCCTGACCCCTGCCCGCATCCTGGCCTGGTGGGTGGGTTGGGACAGTTAATAGCCTGGGCCCTGGACAGAACAGGTGGGGCAGGACTCCTGGCTCCTCCACTGACCGTCTGAGACACGTGGAGTGCGCTCAGGTCTGTCCCGGCTTCAGGTCTGCCCACCAGGGAAGATGGTTCAGGCTTCAGTGAGAGTTTCCTAAGACAATGGTCAGGTGCTTGACACAGTCCCTGGCACCtagaaagtgctcagtaaatggtcacttaaaaaaatacatcgtccttttattcatccattcagcaGGTAGCTGACTGCCCAAGCTAAAAAGATGGGGGCAACCCCTCCTTGCACCTGGCACAGCAGCCTTCGTACTTGGGCATCTTGGTCCTGTGAGGGTGCCCGTTACCCCTTAGAATGGGGCGGGGGGTGCTGGTGCACGCAGCCCGAGGTCTGGGGGCGGTGCCTCGTGCAGAGGGCACGACAGGCCACAGGGCATGGCGAGTGGGGGTGCACTGCCGTCGCCACCGGGCACCTGTGGGCCAGGGCACCTGCCCACGCTGGACTTTCTCGTTTGCCCCGCAGATTGAGGACGAGACGCAGGTGTCAAGGGCCACTCAGGGCGAGCAGGACAACTACGAAATGCACGTGAGAGCCGCCAACATCGTGAGTCGCCAGGTGGAGGGGACAGTCTGGGCTCCAGAAGCCTGTGGTCCCTACTGGGGTTCCCGGGGGGCAGAGGAGCAAACCGCTTCTCAGGAGACTCCCTTCCAGGGGAGGGCTTTCCTCAGCAGCTGAGGGAGGGGCTGGCAGGTAGTGGGTATGGTCACGATGTCGAGTGCTGGGCAGGGGTTTACAAAGAGGTCAGCCCTTCCTCTCTGAAGGTCCTCTCTAAGTGCAGGCTCTCTATAAACGAAGATTCCTTGTAAGTGGAGGTTCTGGAAATGGAGGAAGCAAACGGCCAGATGAAACAGGACAGGCGTCTTGATCCCTTTCCATGCCACAGGATAAGCAAAGCCGCCAAGCGTTTCCATGGGTCCACACCCACGTTGGAAATGCATACCACGGGGTCCTAAACGAGTCCCCCCCAACTGGCAGGTATGCTGGTCCTGAGGAAGAATAGGGCAGGTTAAACGGACGGCAGTTTTGTCTGGGGTTTGAGGTTTTCAGAAGCAGGATTCGTGATTGAATAAAGCGTGCAATTGGCCGTCACACCTGCAGGAGTGGCAGCCAGAGGCCCAACAGCACCTGCCTAGGCAGCAATTCACGTGCCTGCGGTGGCTGCCAGGGACCCCGCTGCCCCCTCCTCGCCTTCTAGTCCCTCACTTCTGACGACGACCCTGTGTGAGTGCCGTGGCCCCACTTCGCAGAGGAGGCCACCGCTGCCATTGCCTACCCAGCATCAGGCACGGGGAGGCAGGCAGTCCCTCACCACGCCCCCGATCCCCGCGGCCGCAGGTCCGAGCTGGCGAGTCCCTGATGAAGCTGGTGTCTGACCTGAAGCAGTTCCTCATCCTCAACGACTTCCCGTCGGTGAACGAGGCCATCGACCAGCGCAACCAGCAGCTGCGAGCCCTGCAAGAGGAGAGTGACCGGAAGCTCATCGCGCTGCGGGACGAGGTCTCCATCGACCTGTACGAGCTGGAGGAGGAGTATTACTCGTCCAGGTACAAATAGGGCTGCACCCCGCGCACGGCGGACCTGCGGACTGGGGCCCAGCCAGCAGGCGTGCCAGGCCCCACCCGGCAGCCTTGTTTCCAAATCCTTCCTGGTCTCGGCAGCAGAACCCTTTGTCTGGGTTTCACAGCAGACGTCAGGGTCAGAGCGTCTGATCAACAGACAACTGATGCTGCCTACTGGGGCCCAGGCATCAGAATGAAAATGAGAACCTCGAAGGTTGGGTGGGCCAGGCCAGCGTTTCTGCCTGGGAGGCCAGCTCTCCGAAATAACTGTCTAATCCAGATCTAAATAGCCCAGCCACATGGGGCCAGTGCTCTTGGCTACCCAGCCCCCATCCAGGACCCCGGTGCTTGCCCAGGGTTGTGATTGCCATGGGTGTCACTGAATACccactctgtatgtgtgtgtcggGGTGGGGGTtcctgggaaggaggaggagaaaatccAAACGGAGCGTGGCCTTGAACGCCAGGCCTGGGCACTTATACCACTgagttctcattcagttcagcgTCATTCAGACCACAGCCCTCCTGCACGCTGGGCCCATTACAGCAGTGGGCAAGGCCTGTGACACCAGCTCTTGTGGCCTGCTTAGAATCCTGAAACCCAAGGCAGTTTGAGCTGGAGGGGCCCCAGGAAATCAGAATCCAGGTGTAATTTACTCACGGGGAAGCTGAGGCTGGAGAGGCCTCGCACATCCGTCCTTGTTAGCTTGGAAAAATCAAGACTCAGTCCAGCAGACACCAGGTTGGCACCCCCTCGCCCTCGCTGGACAAATGTGTCTTCCTGTCATGGATTTTCATTACCCCTTTCTGTCCGGTGGTGGCCAGGCTGGAGCCGCAGATGCCCAGAGCCAGCGTGTCCGTGGTCTGAGGCTGGGCTTCTCGGTGTGCGTCCCAGCGCCGCCCCTCACGGTCACGCACACCCTTACCTTCGTGGGAAAGGACAAACATCACTGCTCAGCTGGAGTGGTTTACACTCTTCCAGAGGGTTCTGGGGCCATCTCTCATCTCTGATGTGTACTGGCTCAGCAGACACCTAGCAAATGCTTCCTACATACCAGCCTTCAGGGAGGGGGTCCAGAGTGGTCCCTGGGGAGGTTTCAGACCCTGCTGGGTACGTTGCTCCTTATGTCCTTGTTTGCCCCCCTGTGGCCCCCATGGGCCAGGGCCATGGACTGAATGTCTGCAGGAGAGCAGCTTAGGCCTGCCTTTTGAGGCTGAGGGCAGTGGGGGCTGCAGGGGAACGCCTGAGAGCCAGGCTCCTCCTGTCCTGGCTCTGGGCCATCAGTCTGGCCTAGAGGGGTTTCTAGTCCAGCCTGGGGTCTTCGAGATGCTGAGGCCCTCCGTCTGTAAATGCCTGTGGCGGCCGGGGCTCAGCTGAGTCAGGGCCAGCCGGCTGTGGGCCCCTCCCTGCTCGTCCCCTACACAGGCGGCATGTCCCGCTGCACCCCCTACCCCCCCACCAAGCCACCAGCGTTCAGCTCGTTCTCCACGTGCGTCCCCGCTACCCACACGCTCGCTCCCCCGCTTTCTGCTCACGAtttgctctttctctccctctcgcCTTCCACTCTCCTCGAAACTCTGCTCTGTGTCCAGGATGGTTCTGAGGCTGGATGCTGGGGGCGGGAGCAAGGGAGGGCGCGTGAGGCAGGATTTGGAAGGAAGCCAGTGAGACGTGTGGGGACGGGGCAGGCCCCACTAGCCCCCTCGATGCCCTCCGCGAGCCATGCTCTGTCCACGTGCATCCTTGCTGAGAGGCCAGCCATGCTGTCCCTGTATTAGATGAGAGCTGGTGCTTTCAGTGTGGCATGGCCGCAGATCGTCCCCGTGTTAGAGACAGGAGCCTGAGTTCAAGGCGCTGGCGTCCTAtttgaggtcacagagctggtggAGGGCTGCAGGACAGAACGCCAGGGCCTCTGCTCCTAACCACCACCCCATTCAGGCTGAGTCCCAGACCCAGAGAGGAGACAGCGTCTCTGTCCCCAGAGGCCTTGAGAAGCGCAGGGACTGTGGAGACCACTTCTACATGCTGGTTCCTGCAACTGGAGAATGGAGCGTGTGGTCAGGCTGGCAGCTCCCTGCTAGAGGAAGGCAGCTAGAGCCGGGACAGGAAGGGGTGGCAGGAGGGACACAAATGGGTCAGTAGAAGGGACctgctgaggtcacacagcctgcCAGTGGCTGGTCCCAAATGGGTCCCTGTGGAGCCCCTGGAGGGCCCGGAAGCAGGAGCAGTGCCCATGCCTCCCCCTCAGCCAAGCCTACTTGGTGGAGGGGCCCGCACacgggggaggagggagatgcaGGTCTGCGGTGTGGTCTGTGTTTCCTTAACTGCTTCTATCTTGCTTTCCTTCCCTGGCTTCATCTCTGCCTGCTCCTGTCTCTCCCTGGGTTTCTGGTGGTGGAAAAGCTCAAGTCTATGCGAAGCTAACGATCTGCCTCTGTGCGAAGCTTACTGGAGGCTGGACCAGGACACAGACTCCGCTGACTTCCTCTCAGCCCCTCTGCTCGCGTCCCCAGAGCCCAGTGCTGGCGGCCCCCTGCAGACTGCAGCCCCCGCCCACTCCCACACTGGTGGCCCCGGCCCCACGGAGCACACCTGAGCCTCCCAGAGCTCTGCCACCCTCCCCACTCCAGGGCCCCTAGGATCTTTGGAAAGAGATCCAGTCCTCACCCCAGCCTCCACTCCCTTCAGCCTGGTTCCCGCTTGGGGAGCCACTGTGGCTTCCTTGGGAACCTTGTCAGCCCAGGGACAGCCCACCTAGGAGTGCTGGGGGGAAGGAGTGCCCCCTACCATTCTAGGGTGGCCCATCCTTCCTATTTGCTACTTTCTGGGCTGGCCAGAAGGGAGTTTCCAGGAGAATTTGTCCCGTTGAGGACCTAGCAGCAGGGCAGGAGGATGCCCAGTGTTGGGAAACCTGACCTGTGCATACTGTTTACCATAGGGGAAGCGGGGAGGTGCTCAGAGTGGACAGTACTAGCCAAGGCCTGGTCTCCGTGCACAGCTCTGCCCACTACCTCACCCTGAGGCTCCTCTGCTAGCTGACTGCCCCTGCAGGGCTGTGGGGAAAGGAGGCTGCCCACTCTCACGGAAGTCAGGCAGGGTCCttcctaatgctgctgctgcataCACTTggttatttttgtaataaaagaCTGTTGAATAAAACCACCTCTGCCCTTTTGCATCGGTTGGTTCCTTTTCTTGCTTTTGGACCACTCGGTCTCCCAGTGGCTGTCGGGAAAGAGCCCTGGGCTCTGCCTAGTCAACCTGGGCCCTCGGGTCAGCTTTCTGGCCCCGGGGGGGCTCTATCAGCATGGGGTTCATGGCTGCATCTCCACTGCCTGGAAAGAGCCGGCCAGGACCTACAAGGGCCTTGATGGAAGTACTTCGTGAATGTATGAGAAACTACCGTATCATGTGGCCCGGGCGCCTGAACCTCCGGCTGCCCCCAAGTCGGGGCTGTGGTTACCGGCATCTCAGGGAGGGAGGAGCTCCGTGGTCTCCGAGCTGGGGAGTGCAGTGAGAGGGGCAGGACTCAACCCAGGTGGAACACGAGGCCGCGTGCCCGGAGCCAGGCTCACTGAGGGGGGCGGGGGCTGTTGCCCCAGAAGAGCCGGGACGTCAACCCTGCGCCCTGTCTCCTTCCCAGAGGGAGGTCAGCGTCCCACTGTacggaggaaatggcagcccgcgaCCCGACACCTGCGATACTCGGAGTTTATCACCAGGCACCGAG
This region of Ovis canadensis isolate MfBH-ARS-UI-01 breed Bighorn chromosome 3, ARS-UI_OviCan_v2, whole genome shotgun sequence genomic DNA includes:
- the MED22 gene encoding mediator of RNA polymerase II transcription subunit 22 isoform X1, which codes for MAQQRALPQSKETLLQSYNKRLKDDVKSIMDNFTEIIKTAKIEDETQVSRATQGEQDNYEMHVRAANIVRAGESLMKLVSDLKQFLILNDFPSVNEAIDQRNQQLRALQEESDRKLIALRDEVSIDLYELEEEYYSSSSSLCEANDLPLCEAYWRLDQDTDSADFLSAPLLASPEPSAGGPLQTAAPAHSHTGGPGPTEHT
- the MED22 gene encoding mediator of RNA polymerase II transcription subunit 22 isoform X2, with the translated sequence MAQQRALPQSKETLLQSYNKRLKDDVKSIMDNFTEIIKTAKIEDETQVSRATQGEQDNYEMHVRAANIVRAGESLMKLVSDLKQFLILNDFPSVNEAIDQRNQQLRALQEESDRKLIALRDEVSIDLYELEEEYYSSRLEPQMPRASVSVV